ACCTAAGTCTGAATTTCCTCTTACCTACAGTTTGGACGATTTCAGTCGGGCTGACGCTGGCGTTATTGCAGACCCCCCTGCCTTCCAGGAGGGCCCGGAGGGGACTCGGCTCATCCTCTGAAGGTGCACAACGTAGACCGTTGGCGCAGCTCAGAGTGTAGACCCCACATGGTTCTCCAATGCCCGGAGCGGTGGCGTTTACATCTACAGCCGGCTGACTCTGTGTGGAATTACAGGTGGGACATCCTCTGGACGGTGTGGTCAGCGGGCTGGACAGAGCCGGCTGCAGGTGGAGCAGCACCAGGAGGGTTAAACACAGAAGCATCTCACACTGAAAGCTGTCCACTAATAAAAAAGTCCAGTCTCCTACAACGGACTTGTTGATTGAGGATTTCTGATTCCTAGTTTAGTCCCACTGACTGCAGTTTGCCTGTGTGCCAAAAGGTGGAGAGTAAATCCCTCGAGCTGAGACAAAGTGATAATGAGGCTGTCAGACACCACTGGCAGCAGCTTTTAAGGAGTTGAAACCGGTGGGGAAAGGTATGGGAGGGTACGTGATGGAGAATGTTAGTTTTCCCTCTCATTTCCACCCAGCTGAGCACACCCCGTTCCCCCTTGTCTCTGACACACGCATGCTCATACCATTTGTTGTCTGTCATCTTGCAGGATA
This portion of the Sebastes fasciatus isolate fSebFas1 chromosome 1, fSebFas1.pri, whole genome shotgun sequence genome encodes:
- the LOC141765871 gene encoding insulin-like growth factor-binding protein 6; the encoded protein is MLLCLTLLVLLHLQPALSSPLTTPSRGCPTCNSTQSQPAVDVNATAPGIGEPCGVYTLSCANGLRCAPSEDEPSPLRALLEGRGVCNNASVSPTEIVQTVDPATTEDPDEAPCRKLLTTLIEGLDAHLFKSHQDIYMPNCDKRGFFRKKQCWSSRGKRRGKCWCVDQNGMPVSSNTKQKGGLSC